From the Vallicoccus soli genome, one window contains:
- a CDS encoding GNAT family N-acetyltransferase: protein MTWRVDRWQRGDEPSLRAWFDARDSAFRHDHRGLPDDPWEEVRLVASTDRPATATERLVLRTESGDVVGGAQVDLPLEDNEDVAEVDVFVAPPHRRRGGGTALLGAVREVARGHGRTRLVAEVGGPLGEEPPGAAFARAHGGSAALAEVRRVLDLQGAQLDPPPVPGGYEALGWTGTPDDALLEDLARLRVAMSVDVPMGDLDWKPERWDAGRTRASYEWPHECGRTVVSTAVRHTASGRLVGWTDLAASRFTPEHAYQWDLLVDRDHRGHGLGLVLKVLNLRRFREACPGSRCVHTWNAAVNRHMIAINEAVGFRPLEEWEEWLLPL from the coding sequence GTGACCTGGCGGGTCGACCGCTGGCAGCGCGGCGACGAGCCCTCGCTGCGGGCGTGGTTCGACGCGCGGGACAGCGCGTTCCGGCACGACCACCGCGGCCTGCCCGACGACCCCTGGGAGGAGGTGCGCCTCGTCGCGTCGACCGACCGGCCCGCGACGGCGACCGAGCGGCTCGTGCTGCGCACGGAGTCCGGCGACGTCGTGGGCGGCGCCCAGGTCGACCTGCCGCTGGAGGACAACGAGGACGTCGCGGAGGTCGACGTGTTCGTGGCGCCACCGCACCGCCGCAGGGGCGGCGGCACGGCCCTGCTCGGCGCCGTGCGCGAGGTGGCGCGCGGGCACGGGCGCACGAGGCTGGTGGCGGAGGTCGGCGGGCCGCTGGGGGAGGAGCCCCCCGGCGCCGCGTTCGCCCGCGCGCACGGGGGCAGCGCCGCGCTCGCGGAGGTCCGGCGGGTGCTCGACCTGCAGGGAGCGCAGCTCGACCCGCCACCCGTGCCCGGGGGCTACGAGGCGCTGGGCTGGACCGGGACGCCCGACGACGCGCTGCTGGAGGACCTCGCGCGGCTGCGGGTCGCGATGTCGGTGGACGTGCCCATGGGCGACCTCGACTGGAAGCCCGAGCGCTGGGACGCCGGGCGCACCAGGGCCTCGTACGAGTGGCCGCACGAGTGCGGGCGCACCGTCGTCAGCACCGCGGTCCGCCACACGGCGAGCGGGCGCCTCGTCGGCTGGACCGACCTCGCCGCCTCGCGGTTCACGCCGGAGCACGCCTACCAGTGGGACCTCCTGGTCGACCGCGACCACCGCGGTCACGGCCTGGGCCTGGTGCTCAAGGTCCTGAACCTGCGGCGCTTCCGCGAGGCGTGCCCGGGCAGCCGCTGCGTCCACACCTGGAACGCGGCGGTCAACCGCCACATGATCGCCATCAACGAGGCGGTGGGCTTCCGACCGCTCGAGGAGTGGGAGGAGTGGCTGCTGCCGCTGTGA
- a CDS encoding alpha/beta hydrolase, whose protein sequence is MTRSLTRCAVGLLAAAALAVPTTAATAAPAPVAPAPTAPAASGGTVDWGPCEDGTLQAYGAECGFVSVPLDHDRPRGEQIRLAVSRVEHTVPDDEYQGVMLVNPGGPGGSGLVFSVLQTFVPDGAGAAYDWIGFDPRGVGASEPSLSCDPGYFGYDRPPYDPVTPAVERAWLRRAAGYAADCARAGGDLLEHLTTRDNVRDMEHIRRALGERRINFYGFSYGTYLGQVYATLYPQRVRRMVLDSNVDPRNVWYRANLNQDVAFDRNIQLFFAWVARYDEVYHLGRSRKAVSARWYAEKAELRDAPAAGLVGPSEWTDIVLGAGYDEGAWPGTAELFAAWAHDGDAQALVEAYGEPEDIEGGYPVYLGTQCTDVQWPTSWEQWRRDNTRIAERAPFETWANAWYNAPCLFWPATADRPVRVDGRRAPAVLLVSETLDAATPYAGNLEVRERFPRSRLIATEGGATHANSLAGNACVDDRIAAYLATGELPRRVRGRTADVVCERLPEPVPAAPAAAARTLGATPAPAPAPAQDGLRDALRAETYGR, encoded by the coding sequence GTGACCAGGTCCCTCACCCGCTGCGCCGTGGGGCTCCTCGCCGCCGCCGCGCTCGCGGTGCCCACCACCGCGGCCACCGCCGCGCCCGCCCCCGTCGCGCCGGCGCCGACCGCGCCCGCCGCCAGCGGGGGGACCGTCGACTGGGGCCCGTGCGAGGACGGCACCCTGCAGGCGTACGGCGCCGAGTGCGGCTTCGTCAGCGTCCCGCTCGACCACGACCGCCCGCGCGGCGAGCAGATCCGCCTGGCGGTCTCGCGCGTCGAGCACACCGTCCCGGACGACGAGTACCAGGGCGTCATGCTCGTCAACCCCGGCGGGCCCGGCGGCTCCGGGCTCGTGTTCTCCGTGCTCCAGACGTTCGTCCCGGACGGGGCCGGTGCCGCGTACGACTGGATCGGGTTCGACCCGCGCGGGGTCGGCGCGAGCGAGCCGTCGCTGTCCTGCGACCCGGGCTACTTCGGGTACGACCGGCCGCCGTACGACCCGGTCACCCCGGCCGTCGAGCGGGCCTGGCTGCGCCGGGCCGCGGGCTACGCGGCGGACTGCGCGCGCGCCGGCGGCGACCTGCTCGAGCACCTCACGACCCGCGACAACGTCCGCGACATGGAGCACATCCGCCGCGCCCTGGGCGAGCGGCGGATCAACTTCTACGGCTTCTCCTACGGCACCTACCTCGGGCAGGTCTACGCGACGCTCTACCCGCAGCGGGTGCGCCGCATGGTGCTGGACAGCAACGTCGACCCGCGCAACGTCTGGTACCGCGCGAACCTCAACCAGGACGTCGCGTTCGACCGCAACATCCAGCTGTTCTTCGCCTGGGTCGCGCGGTACGACGAGGTCTACCACCTCGGGAGGAGCCGCAAGGCGGTCAGCGCCCGCTGGTACGCCGAGAAGGCCGAGCTGCGCGACGCCCCCGCGGCCGGGCTCGTCGGGCCCAGCGAGTGGACCGACATCGTCCTCGGCGCCGGGTACGACGAGGGGGCCTGGCCGGGCACCGCCGAGCTGTTCGCCGCGTGGGCGCACGACGGCGACGCCCAGGCGCTCGTCGAGGCGTACGGCGAGCCCGAGGACATCGAGGGCGGCTACCCCGTCTACCTCGGCACGCAGTGCACCGACGTGCAGTGGCCGACGTCGTGGGAGCAGTGGCGGCGCGACAACACCCGCATCGCCGAGCGCGCGCCGTTCGAGACCTGGGCGAACGCCTGGTACAACGCGCCCTGCCTGTTCTGGCCCGCCACGGCGGACCGGCCGGTGCGCGTGGACGGGCGCCGCGCACCGGCCGTCCTGCTCGTGAGCGAGACGCTCGACGCGGCGACGCCGTACGCGGGCAACCTCGAGGTCCGCGAGCGGTTCCCGCGCTCGCGGCTCATCGCCACCGAGGGCGGCGCGACGCACGCGAACTCCCTCGCCGGCAACGCCTGCGTCGACGACCGGATCGCGGCGTACCTCGCCACCGGCGAGCTGCCGCGGCGCGTGCGGGGGCGCACCGCCGACGTGGTCTGCGAGCGCCTGCCCGAGCCGGTGCCCGCAGCGCCGGCCGCCGCCGCGCGCACGCTGGGCGCGACCCCGGCCCCGGCGCCCGCCCCGGCCCAGGACGGCCTGCGCGACGCGCTCCGCGCGGAGACGTACGGCCGCTGA
- the ahcY gene encoding adenosylhomocysteinase, producing MTTPATTATGDFKVRDLSLAPWGRKEIQLAEHEMPGLMKLREEYGPSQPLAGARIAGSLHMTVQTAVLIETLVALGAQVRWASCNIFSTQDEAAAAIAVGPTGTPEAPAGVPVFAWKGETLEEYWWCAEQILVWPGGEGPNMILDDGGDATLLVHKGTEFEAAGAVPTATEEDPEEYRVILDLLRRSLGEDPQRWTRIGQGIKGVTEETTTGVHRLYEFARAGTLLFPAINVNDSVTKSKFDNKYGTRHSLIDGINRGTDTLIGGKVAVIFGYGDVGKGCAESLRGQGARVIITEIDPICALQAAMDGYQVTTLDEVVSTADLFITATGNKDIITAEDMAKMKHQAIVGNIGHFDNEIDMAGLERTPGVVRNRVKPQVDEWVFPDGHSIIVLSEGRLLNLGNATGHPSFVMSNSFANQTIAQIELFTKNDEYEKKVYVLPKHLDEKVARMHLDALGVKLTQLSKEQAEYIGVDVAGPYKPDHYRY from the coding sequence GTGACCACCCCCGCGACCACCGCCACCGGCGACTTCAAGGTCCGCGACCTCTCCCTCGCCCCGTGGGGGCGCAAGGAGATCCAGCTCGCCGAGCACGAGATGCCCGGCCTCATGAAGCTGCGCGAGGAGTACGGCCCGAGCCAGCCGCTCGCCGGCGCCCGCATCGCCGGCTCGCTGCACATGACCGTGCAGACGGCCGTGCTCATCGAGACGCTCGTCGCGCTCGGCGCGCAGGTCCGCTGGGCGTCCTGCAACATCTTCTCGACGCAGGACGAGGCGGCCGCGGCGATCGCCGTCGGCCCGACCGGCACCCCCGAGGCGCCCGCCGGCGTGCCCGTCTTCGCCTGGAAGGGCGAGACGCTCGAGGAGTACTGGTGGTGCGCCGAGCAGATCCTCGTCTGGCCGGGCGGCGAGGGCCCGAACATGATCCTCGACGACGGCGGCGACGCCACCCTCCTCGTCCACAAGGGCACCGAGTTCGAGGCCGCCGGCGCGGTCCCGACCGCCACCGAGGAGGACCCGGAGGAGTACCGCGTCATCCTCGACCTGCTGCGCCGCAGCCTCGGCGAGGACCCGCAGCGCTGGACCCGGATCGGGCAGGGCATCAAGGGCGTCACCGAGGAGACGACGACGGGCGTCCACCGCCTCTACGAGTTCGCGCGCGCCGGCACGCTGCTCTTCCCGGCGATCAACGTCAACGACTCGGTCACCAAGTCGAAGTTCGACAACAAGTACGGCACCCGCCACTCGCTCATCGACGGCATCAACCGCGGCACCGACACGCTCATCGGCGGCAAGGTCGCGGTGATCTTCGGGTACGGCGACGTCGGCAAGGGCTGCGCGGAGTCGCTGCGCGGGCAGGGCGCCCGGGTGATCATCACCGAGATCGACCCCATCTGCGCGCTGCAGGCCGCGATGGACGGCTACCAGGTCACGACGCTCGACGAGGTCGTGTCCACCGCCGACCTGTTCATCACGGCGACCGGCAACAAGGACATCATCACCGCCGAGGACATGGCGAAGATGAAGCACCAGGCGATCGTCGGCAACATCGGCCACTTCGACAACGAGATCGACATGGCCGGCCTCGAGCGCACCCCGGGCGTCGTGCGCAACCGGGTCAAGCCGCAGGTCGACGAGTGGGTCTTCCCCGACGGCCACTCGATCATCGTGCTGTCCGAGGGCCGCCTGCTCAACCTCGGCAACGCCACGGGGCACCCGTCCTTCGTCATGTCGAACTCCTTCGCGAACCAGACGATCGCCCAGATCGAGCTGTTCACGAAGAACGACGAGTACGAGAAGAAGGTCTACGTCCTGCCCAAGCACCTCGACGAGAAGGTGGCGCGCATGCACCTCGACGCGCTCGGGGTGAAGCTGACGCAGCTGAGCAAGGAGCAGGCCGAGTACATCGGCGTCGACGTGGCGGGCCCGTACAAGCCGGACCACTACCGCTACTGA
- a CDS encoding DUF58 domain-containing protein has product MALTARAGLLALAGVLVVALAWPSATGVLVVSGLVVALALLDVALAPSVRRLALARSGDASVRLGEPAVVRLAMRNDGDRTVRGALRDAWPPSAGAAAQRHRLRVPPGEVRTVEAHLRPTRRGDRYAARTTVRALGPLGLAGRQGSHDVPWRLRVLPPFASRRHLPAALARLREVDGSTAVNVRGQGTEFDALRDWVEGDDVRSIDWRATARRREVVVRTWRPERDRHVLLVLDTSRTAAGRVGDAPRLDAALDAALLLAALAARAGDRVDLLAFDRRVRADVRGETGAALLPALVQAMAPLEAELVEADWRALSAAVLARARRRSLVVLLTGLDPAPVQEGLLPVLGGLAARHQLLVAAVADPRVEELAAARGDAASVYGAAAAERARLDRARTSALLRRRGVEVLDAPPERLPPALVDRYLDLKAAGRL; this is encoded by the coding sequence GTGGCGCTGACGGCGCGCGCGGGGCTGCTGGCGCTGGCCGGCGTGCTCGTCGTCGCGCTCGCCTGGCCGTCCGCGACCGGCGTCCTCGTCGTGTCGGGGCTCGTCGTCGCGCTCGCCCTGCTCGACGTGGCGCTCGCGCCGAGCGTGCGCCGGCTCGCCCTGGCCCGCTCGGGCGACGCGTCGGTGCGCCTCGGCGAGCCCGCCGTCGTGCGGCTCGCGATGCGCAACGACGGCGACCGGACGGTGCGCGGGGCGCTGCGCGACGCCTGGCCGCCCAGCGCCGGCGCCGCGGCGCAGCGGCACCGGCTGCGGGTGCCCCCGGGCGAGGTGCGGACGGTGGAGGCGCACCTGCGCCCCACCCGCCGCGGCGACCGGTACGCCGCCCGCACCACCGTCCGCGCCCTCGGCCCCCTCGGGCTGGCCGGGCGCCAGGGCTCGCACGACGTCCCGTGGCGCCTGCGGGTGCTGCCGCCCTTCGCCTCGCGCCGGCACCTGCCGGCCGCGCTGGCCCGGCTGCGCGAGGTCGACGGCAGCACGGCGGTCAACGTGCGGGGCCAGGGCACCGAGTTCGACGCGCTGCGCGACTGGGTCGAGGGCGACGACGTGCGCTCGATCGACTGGCGGGCGACCGCGCGCCGCCGGGAGGTCGTGGTGCGCACCTGGCGGCCCGAGCGCGACCGGCACGTGCTCCTCGTCCTGGACACCTCGCGCACGGCCGCCGGGCGGGTCGGCGACGCGCCGCGGCTGGACGCCGCGCTCGACGCCGCCCTGCTCCTCGCGGCGCTCGCCGCGCGGGCCGGCGACCGGGTCGACCTGCTCGCCTTCGACCGGCGGGTGCGGGCGGACGTGCGGGGCGAGACGGGCGCGGCGCTGCTGCCCGCGCTCGTGCAGGCGATGGCGCCGCTGGAGGCCGAGCTCGTCGAGGCCGACTGGCGGGCGCTCTCGGCGGCCGTCCTGGCCCGCGCCCGGCGCCGCTCCCTCGTCGTCCTGCTGACCGGGCTGGACCCCGCCCCGGTCCAGGAGGGGCTGCTGCCCGTGCTCGGCGGGCTCGCCGCGCGGCACCAGCTGCTCGTCGCGGCGGTGGCCGACCCGCGGGTGGAGGAGCTCGCCGCCGCGCGGGGGGACGCCGCCTCCGTGTACGGCGCCGCGGCCGCCGAGCGCGCCCGGCTCGACCGGGCCCGCACGAGCGCGCTGCTGCGCCGCCGCGGCGTCGAGGTGCTCGACGCCCCGCCGGAGCGGCTGCCCCCGGCGCTCGTCGACCGCTACCTCGACCTCAAGGCGGCCGGGCGCCTCTGA
- a CDS encoding DUF1349 domain-containing protein produces the protein MTTRVPWSQGTWLNPPPEAREDGGDLVVLAAGGSDLWRTTSYGFVRDSGHALLAPLAAGEAVEVSFVAAHDRLYDQAGVLVRVDERTWTKAGVEVSDGAPQLGAVVTRGASDWSMAPVPEWAGTTVTVRASRAGDALTLRARSGGGPWRMLRLAPLDPGAAALAGPYLCAPQGEGLRVRFTRWATGPADTGLHDPVA, from the coding sequence GTGACGACGCGCGTCCCCTGGTCGCAGGGCACCTGGCTCAACCCGCCGCCCGAGGCGCGGGAGGACGGCGGGGACCTCGTGGTGCTCGCCGCCGGCGGCAGCGACCTGTGGCGCACCACCTCGTACGGGTTCGTCCGCGACAGCGGCCACGCCCTGCTCGCCCCGCTCGCCGCCGGCGAGGCCGTCGAGGTCTCCTTCGTCGCCGCGCACGACCGGCTCTACGACCAGGCCGGGGTCCTCGTGCGGGTCGACGAGCGGACCTGGACCAAGGCCGGCGTGGAGGTGAGCGACGGCGCACCGCAGCTCGGCGCCGTCGTCACCCGCGGCGCCTCCGACTGGTCGATGGCGCCCGTGCCGGAGTGGGCGGGGACGACGGTCACGGTGCGCGCGAGCCGCGCCGGCGACGCCCTGACCCTGCGCGCCCGCAGCGGCGGCGGGCCGTGGCGGATGCTGCGCCTCGCCCCGCTGGACCCGGGCGCGGCGGCGCTGGCGGGGCCGTACCTCTGCGCCCCGCAGGGGGAGGGGCTGCGGGTGCGCTTCACCCGCTGGGCCACCGGGCCCGCCGACACGGGGCTGCACGACCCGGTCGCCTGA
- a CDS encoding AAA family ATPase has translation MSEQPDQRPPDPAREALVALRAEVARAVVGQDAAVSGLVVALLCRGHVLLEGVPGVAKTLLVRTLAAALDLDSKRVQFTPDLMPGDITGSLVLQGRSADLTFRPGPVFTNLLLADEVNRTPPKTQSALLEAMEERQVTVDGLARPLPDPFVVAATQNPLEYEGTYPLPEAQLDRFLLKLVLPLPGRDDEVEVLRRHAAGFDPRDLAAAGVRAVAGPADLAAGRAAVARVQVAPEVLAYVVDLVRATRTSPALRLGVSPRGATGLVAAARAWAWLSGRDFVTPDDVQALARPALRHRLALRPEAELEGVSADAVLDGLLAAVPVPR, from the coding sequence GTGAGCGAGCAGCCGGACCAGCGCCCGCCCGACCCCGCCCGCGAGGCGCTCGTGGCGCTGCGCGCGGAGGTGGCCCGGGCGGTCGTGGGCCAGGACGCCGCGGTGAGCGGGCTCGTCGTGGCGCTGCTGTGCCGCGGCCACGTCCTGCTCGAGGGCGTGCCGGGGGTGGCGAAGACCCTCCTCGTGCGCACCCTCGCCGCGGCGCTCGACCTGGACAGCAAGCGCGTGCAGTTCACCCCCGACCTCATGCCGGGCGACATCACCGGGTCGCTGGTGCTCCAGGGCCGCTCCGCGGACCTCACCTTCCGCCCCGGACCGGTCTTCACCAACCTGCTGCTCGCCGACGAGGTGAACCGCACCCCGCCGAAGACGCAGTCCGCGCTGCTCGAGGCGATGGAGGAGCGCCAGGTCACGGTGGACGGGCTCGCGCGCCCGCTGCCGGACCCCTTCGTCGTCGCGGCGACCCAGAACCCGCTGGAGTACGAGGGGACGTACCCCCTGCCCGAGGCCCAGCTCGACCGCTTCCTGCTCAAGCTGGTCCTGCCGCTGCCGGGCCGCGACGACGAGGTCGAGGTGCTGCGCCGGCACGCCGCGGGCTTCGACCCGCGCGACCTCGCCGCGGCCGGGGTCCGGGCGGTGGCCGGCCCGGCGGACCTCGCGGCGGGGCGGGCGGCGGTCGCCCGGGTGCAGGTGGCGCCGGAGGTGCTCGCGTACGTCGTCGACCTGGTCCGCGCGACCCGCACCTCGCCCGCGCTGCGGCTCGGCGTGTCCCCGCGCGGGGCGACCGGGCTGGTGGCGGCGGCGCGCGCCTGGGCGTGGCTGTCCGGGCGCGACTTCGTGACCCCCGACGACGTGCAGGCGCTGGCCCGGCCGGCGCTGCGGCACCGGCTCGCGCTGCGCCCCGAGGCCGAGCTCGAGGGCGTCAGCGCCGACGCGGTGCTCGACGGCCTGCTCGCCGCGGTGCCGGTGCCGCGCTGA
- a CDS encoding stage II sporulation protein M — MDLDAYVAVHRREWDRLAELVSRRRRLAGEEVDELVELYQRTATHLSVVRSAAPDAALVARLSTLVARARSAVTGAHAPAWREVLRFVLVVFPAACYRSMRWWVPTALAFVLVSAAIAAWVASTPEVQAGIGSPAEVRQLVEEDFEDYYSTDPAGSFAFRVWTNNAWVAALSLALGAPTLGLAVLWLLLQNALNVAASAGLMAANDRLGLFFGLILPHGLLELTAVFVAAGAGLRLGWTVVSPGERTRSRALAEEGRAAAAIGLGLVGVLLVSGVVEAFVTPSPLPTWARVGIGVVVEVAFLAYVVVLGRRAVRRGETGDLERAEAGDVLPAAG, encoded by the coding sequence GTGGACCTCGACGCGTACGTGGCGGTGCACCGCCGGGAGTGGGACCGGCTCGCCGAGCTGGTGTCCCGGCGGCGCCGGCTCGCCGGCGAGGAGGTCGACGAGCTGGTCGAGCTCTACCAGCGCACGGCGACGCACCTGTCGGTCGTGCGCTCCGCCGCGCCCGACGCCGCGCTGGTCGCGCGCCTGTCCACCCTCGTGGCCCGGGCCCGCTCGGCGGTGACGGGCGCGCACGCGCCCGCCTGGCGCGAGGTGCTGCGCTTCGTCCTCGTGGTGTTCCCCGCGGCGTGCTACCGGTCGATGCGCTGGTGGGTGCCCACGGCGCTCGCCTTCGTGCTCGTGTCCGCGGCGATCGCGGCGTGGGTCGCCTCGACGCCCGAGGTGCAGGCCGGCATCGGCTCGCCGGCGGAGGTCCGCCAGCTCGTCGAGGAGGACTTCGAGGACTACTACTCGACCGACCCGGCCGGCTCGTTCGCCTTCCGCGTCTGGACGAACAACGCCTGGGTTGCGGCGCTGTCGCTGGCCCTCGGCGCGCCGACGCTCGGGCTCGCGGTGCTGTGGCTGCTCCTGCAGAACGCCCTGAACGTCGCCGCGTCGGCGGGCCTCATGGCGGCGAACGACCGCCTGGGGCTCTTCTTCGGGCTGATCCTGCCGCACGGGCTGCTCGAGCTGACCGCCGTCTTCGTCGCGGCCGGCGCCGGGCTGCGGCTCGGCTGGACCGTCGTGTCGCCGGGGGAGCGGACGCGCTCGCGGGCCCTCGCCGAGGAGGGGCGCGCGGCCGCCGCCATCGGGCTCGGGCTCGTCGGCGTGCTGCTCGTGTCGGGCGTGGTCGAGGCGTTCGTGACGCCGTCCCCGCTGCCGACGTGGGCCAGGGTGGGGATCGGCGTGGTCGTCGAGGTGGCGTTCCTCGCGTACGTCGTCGTGCTCGGCCGCCGCGCCGTGCGCCGCGGCGAGACCGGCGACCTCGAGCGCGCCGAGGCGGGGGACGTGCTCCCCGCCGCCGGCTGA
- a CDS encoding IPT/TIG domain-containing protein produces MLSPRRAGRAALSTAVAVSALAGGLALGTGSATAAAPTITSVAPHLVAALTANQIITVTGTGFSEDVIADVSVTGCTTDPVYIVSSPTSLLLKTAADCAAGTNAVVTLKDDQGATLVASTPNSATATVAAAHKLNFVAAPTISAKATTHPVIQANTSAHAQSEQVITAPVGGGTTVKVTAGSTPFVNTTATPLAATLGGVPLTGIVMASGGASFTGKVGPHAAGAVALSVTSGGVTKTFSVADTDFSYAGNTITVTPAFGPSNGGNDIKIAGTGFTAGSTVTVCGTAATVKAGTTATAMTVTVPKSATTAVDGPCTVKVTTGTVSSVVTPGSTYTYVAQG; encoded by the coding sequence ATGCTCTCCCCCCGCCGCGCCGGCCGCGCCGCGCTCAGCACCGCCGTCGCCGTCTCCGCCCTGGCCGGCGGTCTCGCCCTCGGCACGGGCTCGGCCACCGCCGCCGCCCCCACGATCACCTCGGTCGCGCCGCACCTCGTCGCCGCGCTGACCGCGAACCAGATCATCACCGTCACGGGCACCGGCTTCTCCGAGGACGTCATCGCCGACGTCTCGGTCACGGGCTGCACCACCGACCCCGTCTACATCGTGAGCAGCCCCACCAGCCTGCTGCTCAAGACCGCCGCCGACTGCGCCGCGGGCACCAACGCCGTCGTCACGCTCAAGGACGACCAGGGCGCCACGCTCGTCGCCTCCACCCCGAACAGCGCCACCGCCACCGTCGCGGCCGCGCACAAGCTGAACTTCGTGGCCGCACCGACGATCAGCGCCAAGGCGACGACGCACCCGGTCATCCAGGCCAACACGAGCGCCCACGCGCAGAGCGAGCAGGTCATCACCGCGCCCGTGGGCGGCGGCACGACGGTGAAGGTCACCGCCGGCAGCACGCCGTTCGTCAACACCACGGCCACCCCGCTCGCGGCCACCCTCGGTGGCGTCCCGCTCACGGGGATCGTCATGGCCAGCGGTGGCGCCTCCTTCACCGGCAAGGTGGGCCCGCACGCGGCGGGGGCGGTCGCGCTCTCGGTCACCAGCGGTGGCGTCACCAAGACGTTCTCCGTCGCCGACACCGACTTCTCCTACGCCGGCAACACCATCACCGTCACCCCGGCCTTCGGCCCGTCCAACGGCGGCAACGACATCAAGATCGCCGGCACCGGCTTCACCGCGGGCTCCACCGTCACCGTCTGCGGCACCGCCGCGACCGTGAAGGCGGGCACCACCGCCACCGCGATGACCGTCACCGTGCCGAAGTCGGCCACCACGGCCGTCGACGGCCCGTGCACCGTCAAGGTGACGACCGGCACCGTCAGCAGCGTCGTGACGCCCGGCAGCACCTACACGTACGTCGCCCAGGGCTGA
- a CDS encoding RDD family protein, whose amino-acid sequence MSDLVTGEAVALDLRVARLPSRAVALALDLLLQGAALLGGVLAVYGVATDPALEAALSLVVVVAVLVGYPVVAETLSRGRTLGKAAMGLRVVRDDGGPVRFRHALVRGVVAVVELYGLAGVPAALVSLASERGKRVGDLLAGTVVVRERVGRGEEPLPAQMPPGLEGWARGLDLSRLPDDLALAARQYLARWHQLADGPREEVGLRLARAVAERVAPYPPPGTPPAAYLSAVLAERTRRALVGGGQGGSGQGAVPYRSAGPYGPPAPPAPPAPQPGPAPVQPPAHRPAPGGFAPPS is encoded by the coding sequence GTGAGCGACCTGGTCACCGGCGAGGCGGTCGCCCTCGACCTGCGGGTGGCCCGCCTGCCCAGCCGGGCCGTGGCGCTGGCGCTCGACCTGCTGCTGCAGGGCGCGGCGCTGCTCGGCGGCGTGCTCGCGGTGTACGGGGTCGCGACCGACCCGGCGCTCGAGGCGGCGCTGAGCCTCGTCGTCGTCGTGGCCGTGCTCGTCGGCTACCCGGTCGTCGCGGAGACGCTGTCCCGCGGGCGCACGCTCGGCAAGGCGGCGATGGGGCTGCGCGTGGTGCGCGACGACGGCGGGCCGGTGCGCTTCCGGCACGCGCTCGTGCGCGGCGTGGTGGCGGTCGTCGAGCTGTACGGCCTCGCCGGCGTGCCCGCCGCGCTCGTCTCGCTGGCCTCCGAGCGCGGCAAGCGCGTCGGGGACCTGCTCGCCGGGACGGTCGTGGTCCGCGAGCGGGTCGGCCGCGGCGAGGAGCCGCTGCCGGCGCAGATGCCCCCCGGCCTCGAGGGCTGGGCCCGCGGCCTGGACCTGTCGCGGCTGCCCGACGACCTCGCCCTCGCCGCGCGGCAGTACCTCGCCCGCTGGCACCAGCTCGCCGACGGCCCCCGCGAGGAGGTGGGCCTGCGCCTGGCCCGGGCCGTCGCCGAGCGGGTCGCGCCGTACCCGCCGCCCGGCACGCCGCCGGCGGCGTACCTGTCCGCCGTGCTCGCCGAGCGCACCCGGCGCGCCCTGGTCGGCGGCGGGCAGGGCGGGAGCGGGCAGGGCGCGGTGCCGTACCGCAGCGCGGGACCGTACGGACCGCCCGCGCCTCCAGCGCCTCCCGCGCCGCAGCCGGGCCCGGCGCCGGTGCAGCCCCCGGCGCACCGGCCGGCGCCCGGCGGCTTCGCCCCGCCCTCCTGA